A window of the Vigna angularis cultivar LongXiaoDou No.4 chromosome 3, ASM1680809v1, whole genome shotgun sequence genome harbors these coding sequences:
- the LOC108324847 gene encoding uncharacterized protein LOC108324847 — MAFYTNNDPVMCRAFSLSLKEEALEWCNTLPSNIVDCFATVETLFRRQYASNRKQKITPAELVNTKQEKGETLKAFMKRYTETVRRVKEVNHSFIINNLLTCLRPGYFAEKLYARPPKTMEELQERAAEFIRMEEMRLSQRKRQREADVSESRRDDKRPFDSNDKSGELPRTFKFHHYTTLNAPRAKVLEEALNAELLTPQRKPSPKNADERKSCKYHQNHGHTTEDCITLKNEIESLVRAGHLRRYIKDTRSLPREGYLQRSPERTYRKDKRRWIYSRSPNCHHREQSLRGVIN; from the coding sequence ATGGCATTCTATACAAACAACGATCCGGTCATGTGCAGAGCCTTCTCATTATCACTCAAGGAAGAGGCATTGGAATGGTGCAACACTCTTCCTTCGAACATAGTGGATTGCTTCGCCACTGTGGAAACCCTCTTTAGAAGACAATACGCCTCCAATCGAAAACAGAAGATAACACCAGCAGAATTGGTAAACACTAAACAGGAGAAAGGGGAAACTTTGAAggcctttatgaaaaggtataCCGAAACCGTGCGACGAGTTAAAGAGGTCAATCACTCTTTTATCATTAACAATTTGCTTACATGCTTAAGGCCAGGATACTTTGCTGAAAAATTGTATGCACGACCACCAAAAACGATGGAAGAGCTCCAGGAGAGAGCGGCTGAGTTCATCCGTATGGAAGAGATGCGATTGTCACAAAGGAAGCGGCAACGAGAGGCTGATGTAAGCGAAAGTAGAAGGGACGACAAGCGACCGTTCGACAGTAACGATAAAAGTGGAGAGCTTCCCCGAACGTTCAAGTTTCACCATTATACAACCCTCAATGCACCTAGGGCAAAAGTTCTCGAAGAAGCCCTCAATGCGGAACTTCTCACACCTCAAAGGAAACCCTCTCCAAAAAACGCAGATGAAAGGAAGAGTTGCAAGTACCATCAGAATCATGGACACACAACGGAAGACTGCATCACgctaaaaaatgaaatagagaGTCTCGTTCGGGCGGGACACCTCCGTAGGTATATAAAAGATACAAGAAGCCTTCCCCGGGAAGGATATTTGCAAAGAAGTCCCGAGCGGACATACCGAAAGGACAAGAGAAGGTGGATCTATAGCCGCAGTCCAAATTGTCATCATCGTGAACAATCGCTCCGTGGAGTTATCAACTGA